The Agarilytica rhodophyticola genome has a window encoding:
- a CDS encoding esterase-like activity of phytase family protein — MFRSVLSAALLSVCALPVSAKGNFYGYELEFIGEAQVPSRTMFEDTIFGGISGIDYNTDTNSYVAISDDRSAPRYYNLNIDLQDGWLDNDDIEITRVTTILDKDGLPFTTRPDPEGIRVMPFPGLLYWTSERQEGDTTPFTRVMSADGRYLAEFDLPEKFVGIGDTAGTRNNVGFESITYGRNTSTLFVANESALVQDGEKSTLTSGSPARVMKLNAKTGKAKQEYIYMVEPIAQAPVPSDGFADSGLVELLTLDKNVMIAMERSFSIGVGYSVKLYLTTTRGATEVSRFDSIQGKKIRPMRKRLLLDLDDLGITPDNVEGMTLGPKINGQRTLILVSDDNFSAFGPQVNQFIGFKIHDYYWKR, encoded by the coding sequence ATGTTTCGTTCGGTACTTTCAGCCGCATTGTTGAGTGTTTGCGCGTTACCTGTAAGCGCTAAAGGTAACTTTTATGGTTATGAATTAGAATTTATTGGAGAGGCTCAAGTACCTAGTAGGACGATGTTTGAAGACACTATTTTTGGTGGCATATCAGGCATTGATTACAACACAGATACCAACAGCTATGTGGCTATTAGTGATGATCGCTCTGCACCAAGGTATTATAATTTAAATATAGATTTACAAGACGGTTGGCTAGATAACGACGATATAGAGATAACGAGAGTTACCACCATCTTGGATAAAGATGGCTTACCTTTTACAACAAGACCCGATCCCGAAGGCATTAGAGTTATGCCCTTCCCTGGCCTTTTATATTGGACGAGCGAGAGACAAGAAGGAGACACTACACCATTCACACGGGTCATGAGTGCTGACGGGCGTTATTTGGCTGAATTCGATTTACCAGAAAAATTTGTCGGCATCGGCGATACAGCAGGAACAAGAAATAACGTCGGTTTTGAAAGTATAACCTATGGTAGAAATACGAGTACGTTGTTTGTCGCTAACGAAAGTGCCTTAGTGCAAGATGGAGAAAAATCTACACTTACTTCAGGCAGCCCCGCGCGAGTTATGAAACTCAACGCCAAAACGGGCAAAGCAAAGCAAGAATACATTTACATGGTAGAGCCTATTGCACAAGCACCTGTTCCAAGTGATGGCTTCGCTGACAGTGGTTTAGTAGAACTATTAACTCTGGACAAAAATGTCATGATTGCTATGGAAAGATCTTTCTCGATCGGCGTCGGCTATAGTGTCAAACTCTACTTAACCACAACTCGCGGCGCTACAGAAGTCAGTCGGTTCGACTCTATCCAAGGTAAGAAAATACGCCCTATGCGCAAGAGATTGCTGTTAGATTTGGACGATTTAGGTATTACACCGGACAATGTCGAAGGTATGACCTTAGGCCCCAAAATCAATGGACAACGTACACTAATTCTCGTTTCAGATGATAATTTCAGTGCCTTTGGCCCTCAAGTGAACCAGTTTATTGGATTTAAGATTCACGATTATTACTGGAAAAGATAA
- a CDS encoding methylated-DNA--[protein]-cysteine S-methyltransferase has translation MFIDTMASPIGNIEINANDEGVTKIQFIKENRKKTYKNAITDRCKQQLKEYFNKKRKVFDFPLAAQGTDFQKATWASLLQIPYGKIASYRDIAMMINRPKAMRAVGAANGKNPIAIVVPCHRIIGSNGLLTGYSGGLERKAWLLEHEKQN, from the coding sequence ATGTTTATCGATACTATGGCTTCCCCCATTGGCAATATCGAAATTAATGCCAATGATGAAGGAGTCACCAAAATACAGTTCATAAAAGAAAATAGAAAAAAAACCTATAAAAATGCCATAACAGATCGATGTAAACAACAACTAAAAGAATACTTTAATAAAAAACGAAAAGTTTTTGATTTTCCTTTGGCTGCGCAGGGAACAGATTTTCAAAAGGCAACTTGGGCATCCCTACTACAGATACCTTACGGCAAAATCGCTTCTTACCGCGATATTGCGATGATGATAAACAGGCCCAAAGCAATGAGAGCTGTTGGCGCTGCGAATGGGAAAAACCCTATTGCCATCGTCGTTCCTTGTCATCGTATTATCGGTAGCAATGGTTTGTTAACAGGTTATTCTGGTGGTCTGGAGCGCAAGGCATGGCTGTTAGAACATGAAAAACAAAATTAG
- a CDS encoding ABC transporter ATP-binding protein has product MAEIQLQNLAHSYLDNPQQAQDYAIRQMNHVWRQGGAYALLGPSGCGKSTLLNIISGLLQPSEGTILFDDKEVNHLSPDKRNIAQVFQFPIVYDSMTVYDNLAFPLRNLKYNKARIDEKVREVAEILDLEASLNRRATNLSADEKQKVSMGRGLVRDDVSAILFDEPLTVIDPHLKWKLRRKLKQIHEKFNITMVYVTHDQLEASTFADQIALMYQGQIVQFGTPQELFENPAHTFVGYFIGSPGMNIIEVSLIDNALAFDKQTITLDSKTIDALNACQSDNIKVGIRPEFVELAREASSDTYCCSLDDVENLGTYKILTLGLGHEKIKVRISEDESMPADKVHIRFPKQWLKIYVDEYLFKEQQA; this is encoded by the coding sequence ATGGCTGAAATACAATTACAAAATTTGGCTCACAGTTATCTCGATAACCCACAACAAGCCCAAGACTATGCCATTCGTCAAATGAATCATGTATGGCGACAAGGAGGTGCTTATGCTCTGCTAGGGCCTTCTGGTTGTGGCAAAAGTACCTTGTTAAATATTATCTCCGGTTTATTGCAGCCATCCGAAGGGACGATATTGTTTGATGATAAAGAAGTTAATCACTTATCACCCGACAAACGCAATATTGCACAGGTTTTTCAGTTTCCTATAGTTTATGACTCTATGACCGTATACGACAACTTAGCGTTTCCATTGCGTAACTTAAAATATAACAAAGCGCGTATAGATGAAAAGGTGAGGGAGGTTGCGGAGATTTTAGACTTAGAGGCGTCATTGAACCGTAGAGCGACGAATTTAAGTGCTGACGAAAAACAGAAAGTATCCATGGGGCGGGGGCTAGTAAGAGATGATGTTTCGGCAATCTTATTCGACGAACCCTTAACTGTTATCGATCCTCATTTGAAGTGGAAGTTACGCAGAAAGCTAAAGCAAATACATGAAAAATTTAATATCACTATGGTCTACGTAACTCATGACCAGCTTGAAGCTTCGACCTTTGCCGATCAGATAGCCCTTATGTATCAAGGTCAAATCGTACAGTTCGGAACACCTCAAGAATTATTTGAAAATCCCGCCCACACTTTTGTCGGTTATTTTATCGGCAGCCCAGGAATGAATATTATTGAGGTGTCATTAATAGATAATGCTCTCGCTTTTGATAAGCAAACAATAACGCTTGATAGCAAGACCATTGATGCACTTAATGCTTGTCAATCAGATAATATTAAAGTGGGTATTCGTCCTGAATTTGTTGAACTTGCACGTGAGGCGTCTTCTGATACCTATTGTTGTTCACTCGATGATGTAGAAAACTTAGGGACATACAAAATTCTAACACTAGGGTTAGGACATGAAAAAATTAAAGTGAGAATTAGCGAAGATGAGTCAATGCCTGCCGATAAAGTGCATATCCGCTTCCCCAAGCAATGGTTAAAAATTTATGTGGACGAATATCTTTTTAAGGAGCAGCAGGCATGA
- a CDS encoding AlkA N-terminal domain-containing protein codes for MYSPKTCSKARLSRDPRFDGKFFTAVKTTGIYCRSICPAVAPKEENVVYYAKAIDAANAGYRPCLRCRPDSAPDSPVWKGVNTTLERAIKLIDQGALHEASMNSLAERLGISDRYLRQLFNKHLGISPKAYSLYQQCLFAKQLLHQTQLPITQVALASGFNSIRRFNDCFSSQLNLTPSQVRKTEKINANTLQLHLSYRPPYDWPSMRDFLTRRAAPSLEWTSDDSYGRSFTWMGSKGCFTARHMAADNNFKVTIDVDELSNLKSIVNNIRRILDLDVDIQAIEEDFAHHFPANVNWKKGLRLPGVWSVFEAGIRAILGQQVSLSAAHKLLSQIVNSLGEEYKSHKIFPRAESLATSDFDFLKIPESRKRTLRDFSQGYLTNKHFDQPDNWAQIKGIGPWTINYAQLRGLSNPDIFLNTDLVIKKTMANLGEDIINSDLASPWRSYLTLQLWHLASINTN; via the coding sequence ATGTATAGCCCAAAGACATGTTCAAAAGCGAGATTATCTCGCGACCCTCGTTTTGATGGTAAGTTTTTTACAGCAGTAAAAACCACAGGCATCTACTGCCGATCAATTTGCCCAGCGGTGGCTCCGAAAGAAGAGAATGTCGTTTACTACGCGAAAGCCATTGATGCTGCAAATGCCGGTTACAGACCATGCTTACGCTGTCGCCCCGATAGTGCGCCGGACTCCCCTGTGTGGAAAGGTGTGAACACCACATTGGAAAGAGCAATAAAACTTATTGATCAAGGCGCATTGCATGAAGCATCGATGAATTCACTAGCAGAACGCTTAGGTATCAGCGATCGCTACCTACGCCAACTCTTTAATAAGCATCTAGGAATATCACCAAAAGCTTACTCTTTATATCAGCAATGTTTATTTGCAAAACAACTACTACACCAAACCCAATTACCTATCACGCAAGTGGCGTTAGCTAGCGGTTTCAACAGTATTCGACGCTTTAATGACTGTTTTTCATCACAACTAAATTTAACTCCTTCCCAGGTTCGCAAGACAGAAAAGATAAATGCCAATACATTACAACTACACCTATCTTACCGTCCACCCTATGACTGGCCATCAATGCGTGACTTCTTAACACGTAGAGCCGCCCCATCCCTTGAGTGGACAAGCGACGATAGCTACGGCCGCAGTTTTACATGGATGGGAAGTAAAGGATGTTTTACAGCTAGGCATATGGCTGCAGACAATAACTTCAAGGTGACCATCGACGTTGATGAATTATCGAATCTCAAATCTATCGTTAACAATATTCGTCGTATCCTCGACTTAGATGTGGATATACAAGCTATTGAAGAGGATTTTGCTCATCATTTTCCGGCAAATGTTAACTGGAAAAAAGGCTTGCGTCTGCCGGGTGTTTGGAGTGTATTCGAAGCAGGTATTAGGGCTATCCTTGGGCAACAAGTTTCGCTTAGCGCTGCCCATAAACTTCTTTCTCAAATAGTTAACAGTTTAGGAGAAGAGTATAAGAGCCACAAAATTTTTCCTCGCGCTGAGTCATTAGCAACTAGCGACTTTGATTTTTTAAAAATCCCAGAATCCCGCAAGCGTACACTGAGAGATTTTAGTCAAGGCTATTTAACAAATAAACATTTCGATCAGCCGGATAATTGGGCACAAATCAAAGGTATTGGCCCCTGGACTATTAACTACGCTCAGCTAAGAGGTCTGAGTAATCCAGACATTTTTTTGAACACCGACCTGGTGATAAAAAAAACGATGGCCAATTTAGGGGAAGATATTATCAATAGTGATTTAGCTTCACCATGGCGAAGTTACCTAACCCTACAACTTTGGCATTTAGCATCTATTAATACCAATTAA
- a CDS encoding isocitrate lyase/PEP mutase family protein: protein MNKLLSFKKMHAQEHLLLLANVWDTHSARIIEKVGFQAIATSSAGIADYLGYKDGENISFSALYKMVKAITSAVTLPVSVDIESGYSEENYKIIEHVIRLADLGVTGINIEDSFKGNKTGLKNICDQAELLNQIKHRLDNQGYKDFFVNARIDTYLQGYYTYEDTLERSKHYIESGADGIFVPGIQSSEEIRALAAAINVPLNVMSLPGLTDADTLYQLGVRRFSIGNALADANTAFISDTAKHLLEQKKTDMLYKAEA, encoded by the coding sequence ATGAATAAATTGTTAAGCTTCAAAAAAATGCATGCACAGGAACACCTCTTACTATTAGCCAATGTGTGGGATACTCATTCGGCACGTATTATAGAAAAGGTAGGATTTCAAGCAATTGCAACCAGCAGTGCAGGTATCGCAGATTACCTTGGGTACAAAGATGGAGAAAATATCTCTTTCAGCGCTTTATATAAAATGGTCAAAGCTATTACTTCTGCCGTTACCCTGCCAGTAAGCGTTGATATTGAATCGGGCTACTCTGAAGAAAACTACAAAATTATAGAACATGTTATACGCCTTGCTGACCTTGGTGTGACCGGTATAAATATTGAAGATTCGTTTAAAGGCAATAAAACAGGTTTAAAAAATATATGTGATCAAGCGGAGTTGCTCAATCAGATAAAACATCGTTTAGATAATCAAGGCTATAAAGATTTTTTTGTTAACGCGCGTATCGATACTTATTTACAAGGCTACTATACATACGAAGACACACTGGAACGATCAAAACACTATATTGAAAGTGGTGCCGACGGAATTTTCGTTCCCGGGATACAAAGCAGTGAGGAAATTCGCGCATTAGCCGCTGCCATAAACGTCCCCCTCAATGTTATGTCCTTACCCGGTTTAACGGATGCAGATACTTTATATCAGCTAGGAGTAAGACGCTTTAGTATTGGTAACGCTTTAGCAGATGCGAATACGGCATTTATAAGCGATACTGCAAAGCACTTATTAGAACAGAAGAAGACTGATATGCTATACAAAGCCGAAGCATGA
- a CDS encoding porin, which yields MKKDSSKKIAAICEIAFFVTCFSSSVNAIEFNLSEGWKGDVGLQLQTFLADIEDNVSGESSTRVISGFDPSKLTIGVTAPEYEGVTLSGNFQIAQAINGAKETGDNTFNRANGGQFQVRIAQLSVAGDFGTFKFGRGWGIFGASSMLHNSSGLPGVGRSAPIDAYGGSAGRIDYGYYFPDFHAGVQYESPSFSGLSFRVGVSDPIDVKDRSDQNSNTDTVVTRAEDLRLEAEVNYKSEIFDAWFSVVDASTEGEEKQSGFDVGSELRLGPAAITAAFSDGEGIKCCVPSTDELRQWYVEADVTFGKTTYGVSYGENEISDANDVDISDGELTVLFVHYQLTPQMTVIGEWNNETVSPANGGDDTTDRDTLALGVNWQF from the coding sequence ATGAAAAAAGATTCATCAAAAAAGATAGCTGCAATTTGTGAAATTGCATTTTTTGTTACTTGCTTTTCAAGTTCAGTAAATGCGATAGAATTTAATTTAAGTGAAGGTTGGAAAGGGGATGTGGGGTTGCAGTTGCAAACTTTTCTTGCTGACATTGAAGATAATGTGTCTGGTGAGTCTAGCACCAGAGTTATATCAGGTTTTGACCCTTCAAAATTAACTATTGGTGTGACTGCACCTGAGTATGAAGGTGTTACGCTCTCCGGCAATTTTCAAATAGCGCAAGCTATTAATGGAGCAAAGGAAACGGGCGATAATACGTTTAATCGTGCTAATGGTGGTCAATTTCAGGTACGTATTGCCCAGTTATCTGTTGCAGGTGATTTCGGTACTTTTAAATTTGGACGGGGATGGGGCATTTTTGGTGCAAGCTCCATGCTTCACAATAGTAGTGGTTTACCTGGCGTTGGTAGAAGTGCGCCTATTGATGCCTACGGCGGAAGTGCTGGACGTATTGATTATGGCTATTATTTCCCTGATTTTCATGCAGGCGTTCAATACGAATCTCCCAGTTTCTCTGGCCTATCATTTCGTGTAGGTGTTTCTGATCCCATTGATGTAAAAGATCGTTCTGATCAAAATTCTAATACTGATACTGTTGTAACACGTGCTGAAGACCTGCGCCTTGAAGCTGAGGTAAATTATAAAAGCGAAATCTTTGATGCTTGGTTCAGTGTTGTTGATGCAAGTACTGAGGGTGAAGAAAAGCAAAGTGGTTTTGATGTGGGGAGTGAATTGCGTCTTGGGCCTGCTGCAATTACAGCTGCTTTTAGTGATGGAGAAGGTATTAAGTGTTGTGTTCCCAGCACCGACGAATTACGTCAATGGTATGTTGAAGCCGATGTCACGTTCGGGAAAACTACTTATGGTGTGAGCTATGGTGAAAATGAGATTTCCGATGCAAATGATGTGGATATCTCTGATGGGGAACTAACGGTTTTATTTGTACATTATCAACTAACACCACAAATGACTGTCATTGGGGAATGGAATAATGAAACAGTATCACCGGCTAACGGCGGTGACGATACAACAGATCGTGATACCTTGGCACTGGGTGTTAATTGGCAATTTTAA
- a CDS encoding DUF2160 domain-containing protein, which yields MAWMAWSKVTALFFIGIGGILIVMTIAQIKSPTIARKGFLPFIATTRGDRLFIGLLGSAYIHLIFLAVSDASIWIAFVISILWLIIVLRWG from the coding sequence ATGGCGTGGATGGCTTGGTCTAAGGTAACAGCCTTATTTTTTATCGGGATAGGGGGCATTTTAATTGTGATGACTATTGCCCAAATTAAATCGCCAACTATTGCTCGCAAGGGTTTCTTGCCTTTTATCGCCACGACTCGGGGGGATCGTCTGTTCATCGGCTTGTTAGGTAGCGCTTATATCCATTTAATTTTTCTCGCAGTTAGTGATGCTTCCATATGGATTGCTTTTGTCATTTCTATACTGTGGTTGATCATTGTTTTACGCTGGGGCTAG
- a CDS encoding glutathione S-transferase family protein, producing the protein MITVHHLNQSRSKRVLWLLEELHMPYKVVEHQRDAATRLAPESLKAIHPLAKAPIIVDGDITLCESGAVVEYILNQDEQKRLRPELTDPEYYAYLEWSHFAEGSLAMPIIAALFMNMEERDGKQAMDMYMKKEAMLDFSYIESTLAEREYFAGKNFTAADIMMTIVLEFANYSGLIKEKPHTLAYLEKMQARPAYQKAASYG; encoded by the coding sequence ATGATAACAGTTCATCATTTAAATCAGTCGCGTTCAAAACGTGTACTGTGGTTATTAGAAGAGCTACACATGCCTTATAAGGTGGTTGAGCATCAGCGCGATGCCGCCACTCGCCTGGCGCCCGAGAGTTTAAAAGCTATTCATCCTCTAGCCAAAGCCCCGATTATCGTTGATGGTGATATTACTTTATGTGAATCAGGTGCTGTGGTTGAGTATATTTTAAACCAAGATGAGCAAAAGCGCTTACGTCCCGAGCTGACTGACCCTGAATATTATGCCTATCTTGAATGGTCACACTTTGCTGAGGGATCTCTAGCAATGCCGATCATTGCTGCTTTATTTATGAACATGGAAGAGCGAGATGGTAAGCAAGCGATGGATATGTATATGAAAAAAGAAGCAATGCTTGACTTTTCTTACATCGAGTCGACCCTTGCTGAGCGAGAATATTTCGCCGGTAAAAATTTTACTGCGGCAGATATTATGATGACGATCGTATTAGAGTTTGCAAACTATTCTGGCTTAATTAAAGAGAAACCCCATACGCTTGCATATTTAGAAAAAATGCAAGCCAGGCCAGCTTATCAAAAAGCAGCGAGTTACGGTTAA
- a CDS encoding carbohydrate ABC transporter permease, with translation MNKRKIIGISLYLVFIILPIYWLLIMSFKSNEEILGQLSYWPQNFSLDNYATIFSDPSWYMGYVNSMIYVLMNVVITLVTALPAAYAFSRYRFLGDKPLFFWLLTNKMAPPAVFLLPFFQLYSAVNLFDTHIAVALAHCLFSVPLAVWILEGFMSAIPREIDETAYIDGYSFPHFFIKIFLPMIRSAIGVTAFFSFMFSWVELLMARTLTSVNAKPIGAIMTRTVGAAGVDWGLLSAAGVLTIIPGCLVVWFVRHHIAKGFALGRV, from the coding sequence ATGAATAAGCGTAAAATCATAGGCATTAGCCTTTATCTAGTTTTTATTATTTTGCCTATTTATTGGCTGCTCATTATGTCATTTAAAAGCAATGAAGAAATATTGGGACAGTTAAGCTACTGGCCACAAAATTTCTCATTGGATAATTATGCAACGATATTTTCCGATCCTAGTTGGTATATGGGATATGTGAATTCAATGATCTATGTGTTGATGAATGTAGTGATTACGTTGGTGACGGCTTTGCCTGCTGCTTATGCTTTTAGTCGCTATCGTTTTTTGGGTGATAAACCGCTCTTCTTCTGGTTGTTAACTAATAAGATGGCGCCACCTGCTGTGTTCCTACTGCCATTTTTTCAGTTATATTCGGCGGTAAATTTGTTCGATACTCATATAGCTGTGGCGTTGGCACATTGCTTATTTAGTGTACCCTTGGCTGTTTGGATATTAGAGGGTTTTATGTCAGCAATACCAAGAGAGATTGACGAGACAGCCTATATTGACGGCTACAGCTTCCCGCATTTTTTTATCAAAATATTTCTTCCAATGATTCGCTCAGCGATTGGCGTAACGGCGTTTTTCTCGTTTATGTTTTCCTGGGTTGAGTTGCTTATGGCGAGGACATTAACCTCGGTAAATGCCAAGCCCATAGGCGCTATTATGACACGCACAGTTGGCGCTGCAGGTGTAGACTGGGGCTTGTTATCTGCAGCCGGAGTTCTAACCATTATTCCAGGGTGTTTAGTGGTATGGTTTGTACGGCATCATATTGCCAAGGGTTTTGCCTTAGGTCGTGTGTAA
- a CDS encoding ABC transporter substrate-binding protein, whose translation MKRNTRYKSSVFISAISAIILSSSALVEADQYSDAAKKWLEKEFTVSTLSKDEQLKEMAWFANAAKDFRGMEINVVSETIATHEYESKVLAKAFTDITGIKVTHDLIQEGDVVEKLQTQMQSGRNIYDGWVNDSDLIGTHFRYGKVIAISDMMADEAKNLTLPSLDLDDFIGISFTTGPDGKIYQLPDQQFANLYWFRADWFERPQLKKQFKEKYGYELGVPVNWSAYEDIAKFFSEDVKNLDGKRIYGHMDYGKKDPSLGWRYTDAWFSMAGAGDKGIPNGLPVDEWGIRVEGCRPVGSSVSRGGATNGPAAVFATTKYVDWLRKYAPPQAQGMTFGEAGPVPGQGNIAQQIFWYTAFTAALTEESLAVVNDDGTPKWRMAPSPKGPYWEEGMKLGYQDAGSWTFLKSTPKKRRLAAWLYAQFTVAKTVSLKKTLVGLTPIRESDINSQAMTEAAPKLGGLVEFYRSPARLQWSPTGTNVPDYPKLAQLWWQYIAEAASGESTPQEALDGLAKAQDKVLRRLQRANVQGDCGPKLNPEKGRDYWLKQPGAPKPQLANEKPPGQTIAYDELLKSWQQK comes from the coding sequence ATGAAACGTAATACTAGATACAAATCGTCGGTTTTTATATCGGCAATTTCAGCTATTATATTAAGTTCAAGTGCTTTGGTGGAAGCAGATCAGTACTCCGATGCGGCGAAAAAATGGCTGGAGAAAGAGTTTACTGTATCCACCCTAAGTAAAGATGAACAGTTAAAAGAGATGGCTTGGTTTGCCAATGCTGCAAAAGACTTTCGCGGTATGGAAATTAATGTGGTTTCTGAAACTATTGCCACTCATGAATATGAATCTAAAGTACTGGCTAAAGCGTTTACAGATATTACCGGTATCAAAGTCACACATGACCTTATTCAAGAGGGTGATGTGGTTGAAAAATTGCAAACTCAAATGCAGTCTGGACGTAATATTTATGATGGCTGGGTTAATGATTCGGATTTAATCGGTACCCATTTTCGTTACGGAAAAGTTATTGCTATATCGGACATGATGGCTGATGAAGCAAAGAATTTAACCTTGCCTAGTCTTGATCTAGATGATTTTATTGGTATTAGCTTTACCACAGGTCCGGACGGAAAAATCTACCAATTACCGGATCAACAATTTGCTAATTTGTATTGGTTTCGTGCGGATTGGTTCGAGCGTCCACAATTAAAAAAACAGTTTAAAGAAAAATACGGCTATGAGCTTGGTGTTCCAGTAAACTGGTCCGCCTACGAAGATATTGCCAAATTTTTCTCGGAAGATGTAAAAAACCTTGATGGTAAGCGCATATACGGTCATATGGATTATGGCAAAAAGGACCCTTCCCTAGGGTGGCGCTACACTGATGCTTGGTTTTCAATGGCCGGTGCCGGGGATAAAGGAATACCCAACGGTTTGCCGGTGGATGAATGGGGGATCCGCGTAGAAGGCTGTCGTCCCGTTGGCTCTAGTGTTTCACGCGGTGGCGCTACCAATGGCCCCGCTGCGGTGTTTGCTACCACCAAATATGTCGATTGGTTGCGTAAGTATGCACCTCCACAAGCACAAGGGATGACTTTTGGCGAAGCTGGGCCAGTGCCAGGGCAGGGTAATATTGCTCAGCAAATTTTCTGGTATACCGCATTTACAGCAGCATTGACAGAAGAGAGTCTAGCTGTTGTCAACGACGATGGCACGCCAAAATGGCGAATGGCGCCATCTCCCAAAGGACCTTATTGGGAAGAAGGAATGAAATTGGGGTATCAAGATGCAGGCTCATGGACATTTCTCAAATCTACGCCTAAAAAACGTCGCCTCGCTGCTTGGCTATATGCACAATTTACTGTGGCTAAAACAGTATCCTTAAAAAAAACCTTAGTCGGGCTGACTCCCATTCGCGAATCTGATATTAATTCTCAAGCGATGACAGAAGCTGCTCCTAAACTGGGTGGTTTAGTGGAGTTTTATCGAAGTCCTGCACGTTTACAGTGGTCGCCTACTGGTACCAACGTTCCAGATTATCCTAAGCTGGCTCAACTTTGGTGGCAATATATTGCTGAGGCTGCAAGTGGAGAGTCCACACCTCAGGAGGCTCTGGATGGTTTGGCGAAAGCGCAGGATAAAGTGTTGCGACGTTTGCAAAGAGCCAATGTGCAAGGTGACTGTGGGCCGAAACTCAATCCTGAAAAAGGTCGTGATTATTGGCTTAAACAACCTGGAGCACCTAAGCCTCAACTTGCTAATGAAAAACCTCCAGGGCAAACGATCGCCTATGACGAACTATTAAAAAGCTGGCAACAGAAATAG
- a CDS encoding carbohydrate ABC transporter permease: MIPKVHNNRAWFLILPVLLLVAFSALIPLMTVVNYSVQDIFEQNSAYYVGAEWYREVLRDPRLQASLWRQFIFSGSVLLIEIPLGILVALMMPEKGRMASICLIVLAMPLLIPWNVVGTIWQIFGRADIGLMGAFLVGIGLDYNYASNPVDAWFTVLLMDVWHWTSLVALLCYSGLRSIPSAYYQAARIDQASSWSIFRYIQLPKLKSVLVIAVLLRFMDSFMIYAEPFVLTGGGPGNSTTFLSQTLTKMAIGQFDLGPAAAFSLIYFLIVLLVSWLFFTTITHLDSRH; this comes from the coding sequence ATGATCCCTAAAGTTCACAATAATAGAGCTTGGTTCTTGATTTTACCTGTGCTGTTGCTTGTTGCATTTTCAGCACTAATTCCGTTAATGACGGTCGTTAATTATTCAGTGCAAGATATTTTTGAGCAGAATAGTGCTTACTATGTTGGCGCAGAATGGTACAGAGAGGTGTTGCGAGATCCTCGCTTACAAGCTTCTTTATGGCGGCAGTTTATATTTTCTGGGAGTGTTTTGTTGATTGAGATACCCCTGGGAATTTTAGTCGCTTTAATGATGCCTGAAAAAGGACGTATGGCTTCTATTTGCCTTATCGTTTTAGCCATGCCATTGCTGATTCCATGGAATGTAGTTGGTACGATATGGCAAATTTTTGGCCGTGCCGACATTGGTCTGATGGGGGCTTTTTTGGTGGGTATTGGGCTTGACTATAACTATGCTTCAAACCCCGTAGATGCTTGGTTTACAGTGTTATTAATGGATGTTTGGCATTGGACTTCTCTGGTTGCTTTACTGTGCTATTCCGGCTTGCGTTCAATCCCCAGTGCCTATTACCAAGCTGCTCGAATCGACCAAGCATCTTCCTGGTCTATCTTTCGTTATATTCAATTACCTAAGCTCAAAAGCGTATTGGTTATTGCCGTACTACTGCGTTTTATGGATAGCTTTATGATCTATGCCGAACCCTTTGTTCTGACCGGAGGTGGGCCTGGTAATTCTACGACTTTTTTGAGTCAAACCTTAACTAAGATGGCGATTGGTCAGTTTGATTTGGGGCCGGCTGCGGCCTTCTCTCTAATTTATTTTCTTATTGTATTATTGGTGTCTTGGTTGTTCTTCACCACGATTACTCACTTAGATAGCAGACATTAG